GGCTTTTTTGCCAATTCGGAGCCCTGAGCGACCATGTCCATGCCACCGACTATTATGCTTTGCCTCAGGTTGATTGCGCGACCAATCACAGCAAACGAATCGCCTatctgaaaattaaattttacaaaattaatgaAACCATGTATGGAAGAATTGAATTGAGCTCTGCTTAGATTTGTATCTTCACGTAACAAacgactcaactttaaaaaaaaactatctaATGCATGATTGCAGTGAGTTTTGCTCAATTCATTCATTAGTCTGGGATTTGTTAATATTATCAACCACAATATATTTATCTAAATATGTCCTTTACTAATAtaagaaatatataaatttcaatagtaGGATTCATATTCTTATTGGATAGTATCCTGATTATGTGTaaacttatctaaattttggagaggaatttctcaaggttaccttatttttcctctccctatcattttgataatgtactcattatgagaaaaaatgaataaaaaaatgacaataataataataattgatcgaATTTTTGGATAAATAGCATTGGAGAAGAATTAGAACACATAATAGAAGAAATAGATCGTGAATAAATTAGTTAGAAGTTGGAAGAAAGATAAGTTAAAAGTATTGATTGAACAAGAGACATTCGAAGTGTTAGGCTAGGCACaaaccagttagtcaagacaagacaagacataatcagacacaatacttcagatagttgcttatgacgcaacacacactgattaatcattgcaattagacatgtctccaTAAGCAAATatttgaagtattgtgactgaacgtgaatgatcatgtcttgtcttctcgtggtgtgtgcctagccttaggtgggcgttagtcaagacaagacatgatcagacacatttTATCACAATACTTCGCATTATTGCTTATGAAGcagcacacaccgattagtcatttcaattagacatgtcttcataagcaactatgtgaagtattggaCTAAAACAGGTCTGATCATGTCtggtcttgtcttgactaactggtgtgtgcctagcctaaggcCAAGCCAAATGGAACgtttttttcaggcgtttttttTAATGACGGCGGAAGAGTCGGCAGGGctggaagctctccgattgtctgattatcagctgatggGTTGGCGTACGGGAATCAGCTTCATGGAAAAAATGGCGTTCAGGAAAAGTGGCTTGGTCTAAAAGCATGTTTAAGATATACAACcatgaaatttttaaaaatgagacAAACAGATTATTTCAACATAGgaaatacacaaaaaattacATAGATTCAACATTTTAGACAAAGGTACGAAATCTCTCGTTTaccacaaatttgaaatctgaCAAGAgaattcaagttgaaattgaTCAAATCAAGATCGGCCGTTTCAAACTTACCGATTGTCGGCCGACAGTTGTCAAAATGTCCTCCGTTTGGCTGAGAATCAGCTGTTAGTGATAATTAGCCAATTGGAGGACATTTAGTgccggttttcgagctcggaatttagctaagttctagactttaaacagctggagtcagaaaattagctttccgaaacgggacgTGGTCGCAGTTTTTACGGCAAtctctattttctcatttctataattggaaacatttttccttgacgaaatgaaacattcctgaataattaaaatagctgcaaatttacactattttctctttattttattttgtgttgaattttctagtttttcgatttttaatttgaaagtgACTATGACTATCACTACTAAAACCTACTACGGAATGGCCATAGccgagtggattagatgctggctaTGTGATCcaaaggcccgggttcaaatcgcAGCccaggcaagatatttttcgggccactcccgtgtttcgggtGGACACGTTAAACCGTCGGTCTCGGCTGCCTAAAAAAGCAGTCgctaggtcatgtcagaggccctgaaattgatcagttgcgacctgaaaactctaacaccagacctgagccagccaagtcacacgatattattattatactactACTAccccccgtttcggaaagccaattttctgactccagctgtttaaagtctagaacttagctaaataccaagctcggaaaccggtccttagTCTGTGTGTAGTGACGATAAGAGCCagccacatgaggcgtttttcagacgagtcggcagggcaggaaggtCTCCGATTGACTGATTGGGTTTCCGTTCAAGAGTTAGCTGGTAATaaaccaatcggagagcttcttgCCCGACTCatctgaaaaacgcctcatgttGATTTTGCCTTAATGTCGAACGATaatcggtaagtgtgaaaacggccatCTAGTGAAATATTGTAGAGACTTACCTGAAATGCAAGCTCCCTGGTTGGAGTCAAAACCAGAGCAAAAATTCCATATGGGTCTTCACATAGCTTGTGGAGAATCGGCAATGCAAACACTAGAGTTTTTCCGCTACCGGTCTTAGCTGCTCCAATACAATCTCTTCcttctattatttttggaaTACAGTTTTCTTGAATAGGCGTTGGATGTTTCAGACCTGATAAAACAGAGAAAtgagatttttttcattattttcaagtaTTAGAATAATCATTACATGACAAATCAACACAAGCCGCGATATAGTGCATTTCAAGTACACACCAATTTAAGCAGACACTAGTTATTGAatgttgtcttttttctttgggctacttttaaatataatatgagtaccctttttaaaatttttaatcacgacatgttttggctatataatgccattatcaagtaataatatatttatataataataataataataataataggagtTGTTGACTCCTTCATTGCTGGTCAGGCGAGTGCTAAGCAGAGGAATCTATCAATTGCCTGGATAGATTATGCAAAAGTCTTTGACTCTGTCCCACACAGTTGGCTAGTGCATGTTCTCCAACTTTATAAAGTCAGTACAggtattgtcaactttttgaAGCTAGCCATGACTGTGGAGTGTCAGGCTGTGTATTGGGGATGGAGTGGATCAATTTCAAACAGGTGCAATCAAGGTTGTCAGAGGAATTTACCAGGGTGACAGTCTGAGCCCTCTCTGGTTCTGCCTGGCCTTAAATCCTCTTAGTTTGTTGCTAAGAAATTCCCCATATGGATATAAGTTTGATGTTTCAAGAGAGCTTACAGTTTCTATATGGATGACCTGAAACTATATGACAAGTCACCAGAGCAGCTTGAGAATTTGCTTCAGCTAGTCACTACTTTCAGCCAGagtatcaaaatgaaattaggATTGGAGAAGTGTGCAGTACTGCATATGAAGAAAGGTAAAGTAGTAAATACAGCAGAAGGGATgttgacacttgaaaatgaaataggGTAGTTGCAAATAGGACAGACATATAAATACTTTGGACTCCACCAGCATTTGAAAATCTCCTGTGTTGAAGTGTTCAGCCGcttggaaattgaattcaagAGAAGACTAAGTAAAGTCATGAAATCTAAATTACCTTCACAGCATCTGATTAAGGCAATAAATTCTTGGGTTATTCCAACTCTGACCTACAGTTTTGGTGTTCTGAAGTGGTCTGACACTCGTCTGGAACAAATGGACAGGCTTGTGAGGACTCAAATGACAAAAAACAGGGTGCATCACCGATCATCGATGAGTCGTCTATATTGCCAAGGAAGCTGGGTGCAGGGTTTGTCCAGGTTTCGATCTGTGTGCAAAACAAGATAAAAGACTAAGAGAGTATTTCATTTCTGCTAACACAAATCTCCTCAGGGAAGTGTGCCGATTGGATGGAAATTATACTGCACTTAACCTGAGGAATCCTAATGGTCGAGAGCCCTTGATAGTGCATGATTACAAGGCAGAATGGCAACAGAGGGAACTGTATGGGCGCTACTGCAAGCATCTTCACTCTGATCATACTAATCATGACCTTTCAAGCAGGTGGCTGACAGATGGAAGTCTTTTCCCAGAAACAGAAGGCTTTATAATATTGCTATGCAGGATCAGGTTGTCGCTACCAATGCCTATAGAAGACATATCATCAGAGATCTGAGCATAAGTGATAAATGCAGGCTTTGTAACGCTGCAGTAGAAAGTATTCAGCACATAGTTTCAGGCTGCTCAATATTGGCACCAAAAGAGTATTTGAAGCGACATAATAATGTTGCAAAAATAGTGCACCTGGAATTGCAGCAGGAATTTGACTTGTTTGAAGAAATGCCCCCATACTATTCCTACTCTCCTCCTGCATTTATTGAGAGAAACCAGATTAAGATCTACTGGGATGCTCAAATGATCACTGACAGGCAGGTCATTCATAATAAGCCTGATATCCTAATGTTGAACATTAATCAAAAAGAAGCCTTAATAACTGATGTAGCCATACCAGCAGatgaaaattgtcaaagaacaaGAGGTGAGAAATTGAGGAAGTATCAAGAGCTAGCATTTGAGCTCAAGAATGTTAGAATAATCCCAATCGTAATATCTGTGAATGGTCTGGTTCTTAATTCAACAGTGGAGAGCTGTAAGGCTATTGATGTCTCAGAAACTCTGGTAGGGAAAATGCAGAAGTCTGTTCTGCTTGATACAGCTCGCATAGTACGCCAAACGCTCCAACATACTTGGTAAatactttatcaataatagaaaataatgccaAGAGGTTGCATAAATTTTGCCCCTCTTCGCATAAGCTATCCGCAACTGCGTGAAAaagaggataataataataataataataataataataataataatataatataataatataataataataatgataatattaataatatataataataataaaataataataataataataatggcattatatagccgaaacatgtcgtgattaaatcattttaaaaagggtactcagatttacatttttatttattgaatgttcTACGTAATAACAGTAGAAACTTATACAACTTGGGAAATCTTAAactttagattgtttattctttgGTAACAGCCTTAAACAATTAAGATCCACATTTCACAGATAACTAAAAAAATTGTAACATAGTAAGACCGTACTATGCGGTGACGGAGTTGAATGAGGAACACACGTTGAaccataaaaatctggtgtggcgcactcacacaactttccttgccgttatgaaaatttatcacctgacgctagtgttcccgcgcatctcaagtctactacttttcaaagatctgagtcagctggtgacagggtaataacgctggagacacacgaggtctgctatctcttcatagtgaatcatttaatagaatcatagtttggcaattggataatcacattttctcgaatttcgagcttatgctcaatttaggtgaaaatgttactgaacattaattgtagagattctcatgctcaatctattccaactcgaaatttttttttgttaaattgtatctgaagcttgataattaagaatctgaaatcaaactttgcatagatgggcggaactcctgaaatttttacagatatgggacttgtgacagttatagagcttatcgatgactatttcaggtataactttaatcaaaatcgttggagccgttttcgagaaaatcgcgaaaaaaacatttttgacaacattttcgccattttagccgccatcttgaatcgcatttgatcgaaattgttcgtgtcggatccttatattgtaaggaccttacgttccaaatttcaagtcattccgttaattgggagatgagatatcgtgtacacagatgcacatacactcatatacacacacacacacatacacacacaatgtatagaaatttagaaattggggtaccttaatttttttcggaaagcaatactttccttacctatggtaatagggcaaggaaagtaatgaaacgtatagaaaacatgtaattagggtaccttaaatttttttggaaagcaatactttccttacctatggtaatagggcaaggaaagtaaaaacatcaGAGTACAGTATTACTACAGAGTAGAGTATACTAAGAATGCCTCCCACACAAATGCTGAGGCAGctgttaggctcaactcacacttacgcgacttgAGTAGAGAAAATattgcgactctagtctcttctcgacgcagcatgtgttttcaaatggtgacactcagaccagtcacgacttcacgactgtgagactgagtcgagcgtcgattcgacatgttggtcgagcctcgactttaGTTACATAGTACCAtgcatttttaatgagaagAGGTTGTTTTATGGAAATgatgttttaaaattttatgtaagacaataataagaattagataagacaatatattcatagtaactatcataaaatttgttacatgcgcAGAAGTGACGAATTGGATCtcacatttttaataatgtgaggttagaaatggagtagcatggtactgaagtagtgacaatgagcaagaaagttgtaaggtcgagagactggagtcgtacgatttgagtcgaggtagtgtgagttgagccttagaagGGTGGATGGAGGGAACATGTAGGAGACAGAAACACCAGACAGCGGAGAAGACGAGACAAGTAGCAAgtaagagaggagaagaagatgatggatCAAGGAGGTTGAGGAGGATCTATGCACCATGGGAAATGTGGATGAAAACGTTTAGGCGAGCAGAGAAAAGATTGGGCGCGTATAATACTGGAAGCCAAGGCCCACCCAGGGCTGTAGAGcgccaaaagaagaagaagaagagtacatACTAAACAGGCCTTAATACGTCTTTGTTAAGATACcttataccttcttcttcatccattatCCACACTTATGGGATTGATGGCGTCATTGGCACAATAAAAGTCAATAAAAAAGCATAAATActaatgtatttttatgtgacTTTAAAGTgtaaaaacactcacattctttggtgtggcgacaaccgtttcgtgctggtgttgcacaaagaatttgagtgttttttcactttgaagTTATAAAAAGGACTTACTCttaataaaaattaagtttaataataatgaagttaagttataaaataacttgacttaaataactttgaagttataaaaatacattaGTAATAGTATTTGTGGAAACAATATGTATAACCAACaacgaaaaaaataatttatcaaaatggCAGAGATCAAGATGATTAGATGAAGGATACTTACTTAGTTAACATCTAAGGCCTTGCTCTTAGACTTATTTGAAAATTAGCCAGATAGtccgactgagtcattgtcaatattgtagaaccgttctataattgaataaaaacacttgaaataaAACTTAGCACTTGAAAACTTAAAACTTCAACACTTGAATAAAAActtagtcaacttgaaaatgtgaccggtgtggtcacgaaaccatggtcgtgtaccgaataaaactgtgtagaatttgacaacatatgtgtgtttttattcaattatagcCAGATAGTATTTGAGACAGGTCATCGATTAAAATTTTCTGGATATCATAATAACCCCTGGCTCTCATAAAACCGGTCACAACCCTCTCGAACTTGCTGGTATCCAACTGCTTCACCCCTGCAGGTAGCCTGTTGGAGTAGCGGAGAGCTGCACTCCTGTAGCAAACCCGCGATCCCTGGAGGCGCACCCTGGGTCATTCTCCGCATGCCAATGACATCCTGATTCTTCGAAAGAAGGCACTGCGGATCCTTACAAACAGTGACTTCATTGCCCATTGTCAACCCCATCTTCAGACGCCTGAAAGTGCACACCATCTTCGGGCTGCACATACTGGCCTCACTTACCGCAGTGAAGATAAACAGGGCTAACATGATGAGTTGGTGTCAGGTGCATTCATACGGTACCCGCGGAAGGCTACAGTTGGAGATTCCACGCTGTAGGTTGTCAAAAGTAAAGGACTCTTTCCCAGTGATGGCACTCGAAATTTTCAACCTGCTGCCGGGCCCGGTGAGGGATCTTCCTATTGGTGTTTTCAAAAAGAGGCTGTCAAGGTGGCTGATTGAGGGAAGCTATTATAGTGTCAGTGATTTCCTCGGGGATGGCTTTGACGAACAGTGATGCCGAACCATCTTGATTCCATCTTGaagtttaaagtttttttactttccttgccctattaccataagtaaggaaagtattgctttccgaaaaaaattaaggtaccccaatttccaaatttctatacgtttcaaggtccaatgagtccaaaaaagtggtttttgggtattggtctgtgtgtaggtatgtgttgtgtgtgtgtgtgttgtgtgtgtgtgtgtgtgtgtgtgtatatgtatgagtgtatgtgcgtctgtgtacacgatatgtCATCTCCCAATTTACAGAATGactagaaatttggaacttaaggtccttacaatataaggatccgacacaatcaatttcgatctgatgcaattcaagatggcggataaaatggtgaaaattgTTGTCAAAAAAgaggttttttcgcgattttctcgaaaacggctccaacgattttgatcaaattcatacctaaaatagtcatcgataagctctatcaactgccacaagtcccatatctgtaaaaatttcaggagctgcgccccatctatgcaaagttttattttagatcctcaattatcaggctttagatgcaatttaaacaaaaaattccaagtagaaaagattgagcatgaaaatctcttcaattaatgtttagtaacattttcacctagaattgaaaataagctcgaaattcgagaaaatgttattatttcaattacatactgttggcaactgttgattctattgaatcattcactatgaagagatagtcaacttcgtgtgtctccagccttattgtcctgtcaccagctggctaaaatctttgaatagtagacttgagatgcgcgggaacactagcgtcaggtgataaattttcggcaaggaaagttgtgtgagtgcgccacaccagatttttttaatttcttttgacGCGATATATCCGGGAACACCTGGCTAACGATCAAGACTTTGGATACATGTCAAACAGCACTTGATgcctagttgaccgagcgaagtgaggtctaagattcaagtcgacggtttggcatttctcttaagtttaaatgttatatgttgcgcatttacggcgaacgcggtaatagattttcatgcaatttgacaggttgttcctttttaaattgcgcgtcgacgtatatcaaggttttttttgagattttgcatttcaaggataatataaaaggaaaaaggaaccttCTTCCTACGCTATATTACCGTAAAATCatcactatagaattattcattataaatcagctgtcctAGTGactataattaataatactacccattcaaaaacatcggaacatcttgaaaatgtatctttcatcAACGTTAATAGACAGTTActgtaatactacccgttcaaaaacatcgaacatcttgaaaattgtatcattccatcaacgttgtagacagttgcagccagacctgataacagcgctcacactcacattctgggacgacacgtcacggtacgataggacagaaagctctatgtttatttaggattttttctaggcatttttaattgataaattattcattaattttttataaaacataacaacaggtcaatgtaacttactgagcgcgaggtctactgttcacagaactactagtgttatGGTGATGTAAATCAGTCCGAGTCAACAAATCTTGTTGATATGCATAAGgcagagaagaaggaagtggcTGACTACTGTAAGGATACCTAGTCTAACAAATATGGGCTTACAATGTACATGATGTTCGCTTGCAGATATAATCCTAGCAGCTTCAGTATTTCCACAACCTTGGCTGAATGACCCTACATGAATAGAATtatatggcagtggaaaagtgcaTGATACACCATGACCAGATATGCCT
This genomic interval from Nilaparvata lugens isolate BPH unplaced genomic scaffold, ASM1435652v1 scaffold7346, whole genome shotgun sequence contains the following:
- the LOC120356633 gene encoding LOW QUALITY PROTEIN: probable ATP-dependent RNA helicase DDX49 (The sequence of the model RefSeq protein was modified relative to this genomic sequence to represent the inferred CDS: inserted 1 base in 1 codon; deleted 3 bases in 2 codons); translated protein: MVCTFRRLKMGLTMGNEVTVCKDPQCLLSKNQDVIGMRRMTQGAPPGIAGLLQECSSPLLQQATCRGEAVGYQQIETWTNPAPSFLGNIDDSSMIGDAPCFLSFESSQACPFVPDECQTTSEHQNCLKHPTPIQENCIPKIIEGRDCIGAAKTGSGKTLVFALPILHKLCEDPYGIFALVLTPTRELAFQIGDSFAVIGRAINLRQSIIVGGMDMVAQGSELAKKPHVVIATPGRLADHLESCKTFSLQQIKFLXLDEADRLLGGAFDGQSRTIFSALPHNKQTLLFSATITDTLEKVKKVAKNE